GGCGATTTCGATTGCGCGCGGCGCCAGGCTCTGCTTGGCCGCCGCGGTCGCCAGGCGCCGCCATCGCGCGAGCCGCTCGCCGCCGACCTCGCGCACAACTCCGCGCGCACACAGCACCGGCCAGAGTTCCGCCGCGCCAAGCTCGGCGGCCTTTTCGACCAGGAAGTCCATCCGTGGCCCTTTGATCACAGCGGCGGCGAGGATGAGCCCGGCGGTGGATTCCGCGGGCGGGCGCGCGGCAGCGGCGATTTCGACCAGGGCGTGGCGCGCCTCGTAGTTCCGAATCGTGCCGGCGTACTCGGCGCCGCGTTCGTCGAACAGTGCGATTTCCGTTCCCGGCGCAAGACGCATCACGTCGCGCATGTGATGGAGCTCCGCGCCGTCAACGCGCGCGACCGCGCCGTCAACCGCCGCGGACGATATCGCAAACCGTGGCGGAACCTTCGCCGTCCGCTTCATCGCGCCAGCACCAGCGTGCTCCAGCCGCGGTCGCGGCGCACGCCAAGGCATCGTAGCGGCGGCCGGTAGGCGCGGAGCACGGCGGCCGCCTCGCGACTGAGGATTCCGCCAAGGATGAGACGGCCGGTTGGCGCGAGCAGGCGGGTCAGCGGCGCGGCCATCGCGATCAATGTGGAGCTCAGGATGTTGGCCGCGATCAGATCGAAGCGCCTGCGAAGGCGCGCAACGGGCGTAGTCGCAAAACGGATCCCGCCGCGTCCGCCAAGGCCGTTGAGCGCGGCGTTCTCGCGCGCGTTCTCCAGAGCCACAGGGTCGATATCGATAGCACGCACGTCGCCGACGCCCATCATGCGCATCGCAATCGCCAGCACGCCAGAGCCCGTCCCGGCATCGAGCCCCCGCTCAAAGCGCCGCGCGGCGCAGAGCTTTTCGATCGTCGCGAGTGCGCCGCAGGTGCTCCCATGATGGCCGGTGCCGAAAGCCTGTCCGGGATTTATCACGATACGGGTGCGGTCCACGGCGACCTCGGCGTTCCATGGCGGCACGACCAACAGCCGGCGTCCTATCGGCAATGGCTCGAAGCGGTCTTTCCATGCGGTCGCCCATCCGGGGTCGGCGACGATCCGGGGCGGCGGCGTCCGGCCGGAATCGGCGAGCATTCCCGCGGCCGCCATCGTGCGGCGAATCGCGGCAAGGCGCGGTCGGCTTAGATGGTCGAAATAGGCATGAAGTTCCAGCGTTGGATGGCGATGGGCGCTCCGATGGTCGCCGCCGACGGCGCATCCCAGCGCTCCCTGCGCGACCAGGAACGCAGCCGCGTCGTCAACCATCGCGGCCGGAGTCGCGAAGGCGACCTGCACGTATTTGCGCGCGGCGGACGTAGCGCTGCGGGTCACCGTCATTCGACCAAGCATAGGCGGCGGGGCGCGGATTGACGAGGAGGGCCCTGCGCGCGCGAATCGGTTGCCTGTGGAGAGCAGACCAAGGCTGATTTGCTCGCCGCAAGGCGTGGCGGGTAAACTCGGGCTCGATGAGCGTGGTCGAGCCGGAGTTTTGGTGGCGTAGGCGATGCTGACGATCGCCCATCGCGGCGCGAGCGCTCACTACCCTGAAAATACCCTGCGCGCGTTTATTGCCGCCGCCGAGCTCGGCGCCGATATGTGCGAGTTCGACGTGCGGATGACGCGCGACGGCGAGATCGTTGTGATTCACGATGCGACGGTTAATCGTACCACCGACGGGCGCGGCCGGGTCGCGGCGATGAGCGCGGCGTCGCTCGGGCGCCTGGACGCCGGAGTCCGCTTCGGCGCGGAATTTCGTGGCGAACGGATTCCAACCCTCGCCGAAGTTGCCGATGCGCTCGGCGGGCGGGGATGCGAAATGGACGTCGAACTGAAGGCGCGCGGCCTCGAAGGGCGCGTCTGCGAAATACTTCGCGGATGCGCCGCAGCCGCGAGCGCGATAGTCTCGAGCTTCGATTGGGAGCAGCTTGAGATCGTCGCCCGGCACGAACCGGAGTTGCGCATCGCACTGCTTGGCGAGAAGACTCCGTCGGAGATGCTCGAAGCGGCCCAGGCGATGCGCGCCTTCGCGATCGCGCCGCAGTTCGATATCGTGGACGCCGCGCTTTGCGCCGAAGCGCATCGCCGCGGCCTTGCGGTTTACGCATGGACCGTGGACGAGGCTTCGGCGATGCGGCGGATGATCGCGGCGGGTGTTGACGGAATCATGACCAACGACCCGGGAAAGCTTCGCGAAGTGGCAGCGGCGTGATGGCGCGGTATCCGGACGACAAGCTCGAAGAGATTCGCGCGCGCGCCGACATCGTCGAGGTGATCGGGGCGCACGTGCGGCTCAAGCGCGCCGGGCGCAACTTCGTCGGCCTCTGCCCGTTCCACAACGAAAAGACGCCGTCGTTTTCGGTCAATCCGGAGCGTGGGTTTTTCCATTGCTTCGGGTGCGGCGCGGGCGGTACCGTCTTTAACTTCGTGATGCGGACCGAGGGGCTGAACTTCCCCGAGGCGATCGAATCGCTCGCGCGCCGCTACGGCGTCGCGCTGCCCGAGCGCGGTGGCGACGCGGGTCCGGGCGCGGGAGAACGCGACGCAGCGCTGCGTGCGAACCAGACCGCCGCGGAATTCTTCGCTCACGTCCTGTGGAAGACGCCCGACGGCGCGCCGGCGCGCGAGTACCTCGGCGCGCGCGGCGTCGCGGCCGAGACCGCGCGCACATTCATGCTCGGCTTCGCGCCCGAGCGCACGGCCAACCTGGCGCGCGCGCTCGAGAAGCGCGGCCTGCTCGCTGCGGCAGTGCGATTGGGCCTGGTCAGGCAGGACGGCGGCGGCACGCGCGACATGTTTCGCGGACGCCTGATGTTCCCGATTCGCGACGCGCAGGGCAGGGTGCTTGCGTTCGGCGGACGGGTTCTCGACCAGCGGCTGCCGAAATATATCAACTCGCCAGAATCGCCGCTCTACTCCAAGTCGCGCAATGTTTACGGCTTGTATGAGGCGCGCGCGGCGATCGCGAGCGCCGACCGCGCGATCGTGGTCGAGGGCTACCTCGACGCGATCGCGGTGTGGCAGGCGGGCTTCAAGGAGACGGTCGCGAGCCTCGGCACGGCGCTCACGGCCGATCAGTTACGGCTCGTCGGGCGTCATACGCGCAACGTCCTCGCATGCTTCGACGGCGACGCTGCAGGGCGCAAGGCATCCTTGCGGGCGCTCGAGATCTTTCTCGCCGCGGGGCTGCTCGGGCGCGGGATTTTCATCCCGTCCGGCTTCGACCCCGACACGTTCATCAGGGAGCGCGGCGCGCAGGCGTTCGCCGAGCTTATCGAATCGGCCGAGTTGCTGGTCGATTATTTTCTCGAGGAGCAGGCGGCGGCCGCACGCAGCTCGCTCCAGGGGCGGGCGCGCGCCGCCGCCGCGGTGGCCGAGATGCTGAAGTCGGTGGCGAACCCGTTCGAGTTCGACCTGCTCGCGCGCAAGGCCGCCGACGCGCTGGGCGTCGGCGAAGAGGTACTGCGCGCGGAAGCGCGTCGCTCAACGCGCAGCGCCGGTCCGCAGGGCAGCGTCGCGCGCGGAGCGGCGGGTGTCTCTCGCACCGGCTCCGCTGGCGCAGGAGCGGGAGCGGGCGACGGCGCTGCGGCGGCCGAAGCCGGGCTGCTCGCCGTCGCGCTGCTCTACCCCGAATTGCGCGCCGAGTTAGCGGCGCACGCCGCGATGCTCGAGGATGCGGCGGTCGCCGCGGCGCTTGGCGAAGTGTGCGCTTCGGACGAGGGCGCGGCGACGCTGGAAGTGCGCGTTGCCGAGCGGCTCGGGGAGGGGCAGCGCTCGCGCCTTACAGCGTTCGCCGTGGGGCCGCTGATGGAAACCGCAGAGCAGGCGCGCTCGCTCGCGCGCGACTTTGCCGGCGCGCTCGCGCGGCGGCGGCAACAACGTGCGATGGAGAACGCGCGGCGCGCCGCGGCGAGCGCCGGCAGCGACGACGAAAGGGTAGCCGCCGCGCAGGAAATGATCGCGCTTCGAAGGCGCGGCGGATGAACCAGGCCGTTGAAGGCATGGCATCGCGGCAGTCAAGCGAAATCGTGGCGGAAGCGCTATTTAATTTGTGCCGCAAAACTTGATATGATGCATTGTTGTTCAATGCGCTCGCGAGGGCCCATAGCTCAGTCCGGTTTAGAGCTGCCGGCTCATAACCGGCTGGTCCCAGGTTCAAATCCTGGTGGGCCCATATCATCAACAGACAGGACTTTGGTTTGGCCGCAGGGCCGCGGCGCGCGCGATCTGCGCACGCTCGGCGTCGCGCGTCTGCAGCGGCTCGCATGAAACGGAGGCAGAATTGCGGGAAGAGATAGCCCGGTTAATGAATTTGCAAACCATCGACCGGCAGTTGCACGAGCTCGGGCAATCATTGTCTTCGGTCGCGGAGCGCGTCAATCAGCTCCGCGGCGAGATCGAAACCTCTCAGACCGAACTAGACCGACTCACCGAGGAAGATCAGCAGACGACCGCTGCGCGCCGCCTGCTCGAACGCGAACTGGCCGACGGCGAAGCGCAGATCCGCAACAAGCGGATGCGGCTCAACCTGGTGCGCAACGACAAGGAGTTGCAGGCGCTCGGTCATGAGGTCGAGGCGCTCAAGGAAAACAACCAGCGCCTGGAAGGCGAAGTGCTGGCCTCGATGCAGGCGGCAGAGCCGCGCGGGCCGCGGATCAAGGAGCTGACCGAACTTATCGCGAGCAAGCGCGCGGAGCTCAGGGCAGCGGAGAAAGAGATCGCGGCCGAGGTTGAAGAACTCAAGATGTCGATTCAGCGCCAGCGCGTCGAGCGCGACCGCGAGGCCGCGTCGATCGAAGACGGGCTGCTGCAGCGCTACGAAATGATCTTCAGTCGCCGCGGCGGGCTGGCGGTCGCGCTGGCGAAATCAGGCACCTGCCAGGGATGCCGGATGCGGCTGCCGCCACAGCTTTACAACGAAATCCAGAAGCATCTGCAGATCCATTTCTGCCCCAACTGCCAGCGAATCCTCTGTTACGAAGGCTGATCCGCGCGCCGCGCGGCCGTGCTAGGATCGTCGATGCCGGAGTGGGCCGGGCGATCGCCCCTTTGGGGGGAGGAAAGTCCGGGCTCCGCAGGGCAGGGTGGCCGCTAACGGCGGCGCGGGGCGACCCGCGGAAAGTGGCACAGAAAATACACCGCCCGCGAGGGTAAGGGTGAAATGGTGGGGTAAGAGCCCACCGGCGCGCGAGTGATCGCGTGCGCATGCTAAACCCCACCCGGAGCAA
Above is a window of Candidatus Binataceae bacterium DNA encoding:
- a CDS encoding RsmE family RNA methyltransferase, translated to MKRTAKVPPRFAISSAAVDGAVARVDGAELHHMRDVMRLAPGTEIALFDERGAEYAGTIRNYEARHALVEIAAAARPPAESTAGLILAAAVIKGPRMDFLVEKAAELGAAELWPVLCARGVVREVGGERLARWRRLATAAAKQSLAPRAIEIAAPLGLGDLIRRPDGGRLCVVLSPGAPALGAVLRAARSRSILLLCGPEGGFTDDDLAALRAAGFIAAGLGGRRLRSETAALAALSIAAGALDEFGGKD
- a CDS encoding glycerophosphodiester phosphodiesterase family protein, with translation MLTIAHRGASAHYPENTLRAFIAAAELGADMCEFDVRMTRDGEIVVIHDATVNRTTDGRGRVAAMSAASLGRLDAGVRFGAEFRGERIPTLAEVADALGGRGCEMDVELKARGLEGRVCEILRGCAAAASAIVSSFDWEQLEIVARHEPELRIALLGEKTPSEMLEAAQAMRAFAIAPQFDIVDAALCAEAHRRGLAVYAWTVDEASAMRRMIAAGVDGIMTNDPGKLREVAAA
- the dnaG gene encoding DNA primase produces the protein MARYPDDKLEEIRARADIVEVIGAHVRLKRAGRNFVGLCPFHNEKTPSFSVNPERGFFHCFGCGAGGTVFNFVMRTEGLNFPEAIESLARRYGVALPERGGDAGPGAGERDAALRANQTAAEFFAHVLWKTPDGAPAREYLGARGVAAETARTFMLGFAPERTANLARALEKRGLLAAAVRLGLVRQDGGGTRDMFRGRLMFPIRDAQGRVLAFGGRVLDQRLPKYINSPESPLYSKSRNVYGLYEARAAIASADRAIVVEGYLDAIAVWQAGFKETVASLGTALTADQLRLVGRHTRNVLACFDGDAAGRKASLRALEIFLAAGLLGRGIFIPSGFDPDTFIRERGAQAFAELIESAELLVDYFLEEQAAAARSSLQGRARAAAAVAEMLKSVANPFEFDLLARKAADALGVGEEVLRAEARRSTRSAGPQGSVARGAAGVSRTGSAGAGAGAGDGAAAAEAGLLAVALLYPELRAELAAHAAMLEDAAVAAALGEVCASDEGAATLEVRVAERLGEGQRSRLTAFAVGPLMETAEQARSLARDFAGALARRRQQRAMENARRAAASAGSDDERVAAAQEMIALRRRGG
- a CDS encoding C4-type zinc ribbon domain-containing protein, which encodes MNLQTIDRQLHELGQSLSSVAERVNQLRGEIETSQTELDRLTEEDQQTTAARRLLERELADGEAQIRNKRMRLNLVRNDKELQALGHEVEALKENNQRLEGEVLASMQAAEPRGPRIKELTELIASKRAELRAAEKEIAAEVEELKMSIQRQRVERDREAASIEDGLLQRYEMIFSRRGGLAVALAKSGTCQGCRMRLPPQLYNEIQKHLQIHFCPNCQRILCYEG
- a CDS encoding 50S ribosomal protein L11 methyltransferase, coding for MLGRMTVTRSATSAARKYVQVAFATPAAMVDDAAAFLVAQGALGCAVGGDHRSAHRHPTLELHAYFDHLSRPRLAAIRRTMAAAGMLADSGRTPPPRIVADPGWATAWKDRFEPLPIGRRLLVVPPWNAEVAVDRTRIVINPGQAFGTGHHGSTCGALATIEKLCAARRFERGLDAGTGSGVLAIAMRMMGVGDVRAIDIDPVALENARENAALNGLGGRGGIRFATTPVARLRRRFDLIAANILSSTLIAMAAPLTRLLAPTGRLILGGILSREAAAVLRAYRPPLRCLGVRRDRGWSTLVLAR